A section of the Papio anubis isolate 15944 chromosome 16, Panubis1.0, whole genome shotgun sequence genome encodes:
- the TRMT6 gene encoding tRNA (adenine(58)-N(1))-methyltransferase non-catalytic subunit TRM6 isoform X1, with product MEGSGEQPGPQPQHPGDHRIRDGDFVVLKREDVFKAVQVQRRKKVTFEKQWFYLDNVIGHSYGTTFEVTSGGSLQPKKKREEPTAETKEAGTDNRNIVDDGKSQKLTQDDIKALKDKGIKGEEIVQQLIENSTTFRDKTEFAQDKYIKKKKKKYEAIITVVKPSTRILSIMYYAREPGKINHMRYDTLAQMLTLGNIRAGNKMIVMETCAGLVLGAMMERMGGFGSIIQLYPGGGPVRAATACFGFPKSFLNGLYEFPLNKVDSLLHGTFSAEMLSSEPKDSALVEESNGTLEEKQASEQENEDSMAEAPESNHPEDQETMETISQDPEHKGPKERGSKKDYIQEKQRRQEEQRKRHLEAAALLSERNADGLIVASRFHPTPLLLSLLDFVAPSRPFVVYCQYKEPLLECYTKLRERGGVINLRLSETWLRNYQVLPDRSHPKLLMSGGGGYLLSGFTVAMDNLKADTRLKSNASTLESQETEEPAAKKRKCPESDS from the exons AAAAGTAACTTTCGAAAAACAGTGGTTCTACCTGGATAACGTCATTGGCCATAGTTATGGAACCACATTTGAAGTGACCAGTGGAGGAAGTCTACAGCCcaagaagaagagggaagagccTACTGCAG AGACTAAAGAAGCGGGCACTGATAATCGAAATATAGTTGATGATGGGAAATCTCAGAAACTTACTCAAGATGACATAAAAGCTTTGAAGGACAAGGGCATTAAAGGAGAG GAAATAGTTCAGCAGTTAATTGAAAATAGTACAACGTTCCGAGACAAGACAGAATTTGCtcaagataaatatattaaaaagaagaaaaaaaa ATATGAAGCCATCATTACTGTTGTGAAGCCATCCACCCGTATTCTTTCAATTATGTATTATGCAAGAGAACCTGGAAAAATTAA CCACATGAGATACGATACACTAGCCCAGATGTTGACGTTGGGAAATATCCGTGCTGGCAACAAAATGATTGTGATGGAAACGTGTGCAGGCTTGGTGCTGGGTGCAATGATGGAACGAATGGGAG gttttggctCCATTATTCAGCTATACCCTGGAGGTGGACCTGTTCGGGCAGCAACAGCATGTTTTGGATTTCCCAAATCTTTTCTCAATGGTCTTTATGAATTCCCCCTCAACAAAGTGGACAGTCTTCTACATGGAACATTTTCTGCCGAGATGTTATCTTCAGAGCCAAAAGACAGTGCTTTGGTTGAAGAAAGTAATGGCACACTGGAGGAAAAACAGGCTTCTGAACAAGAGAATGAAGACAGTATGgcagaggccccagagagcaaCCACCCAGAAGACCAGGAAACAATGGAAACCATTTCTCAAGATCCAGAACATAAGGGGCCtaaagagagaggaagcaaaaaaGATTAT attcAGGAAAAACAGAGGAGACAAGAAGAGCAGAGGAAAAGACATTTAGAGGCTGCCGCtctgctgagtgaaagaaacgcGGATGG TTTAATTGTAGCTAGTCGTTTCCACCCCACTCCCCTGCTGCTGTCTTTGCTGGACTTTGTGGCCCCTTCAAGGCCATTCGTGGTCTACTGTCAGTACAAAGAG CCTCTGTTGGAATGCTACACAAAGCTGCGGGAGAGGGGAGGGGTCATCAACCTCAGGCTGTCTGAGACCTGGCTCAGAAATTACCAG GTTTTGCCAGATCGAAGTCATCCTAAACTGCTGATGAGTGGAGGTGGGGGTTACCTTCTCTCCGGCTTCACCGTTGCCATGGACAACCTTAAAGCAGACACCAGACTCAAATCTAATGCAAGCACTTTAGAATCACAGGAGACGGAGGAGCCTGCAGCTAAAAAACGGAAATGCCCGGAGTCTGACTCTTAA
- the TRMT6 gene encoding tRNA (adenine(58)-N(1))-methyltransferase non-catalytic subunit TRM6 isoform X2 translates to MYYAREPGKINHMRYDTLAQMLTLGNIRAGNKMIVMETCAGLVLGAMMERMGGFGSIIQLYPGGGPVRAATACFGFPKSFLNGLYEFPLNKVDSLLHGTFSAEMLSSEPKDSALVEESNGTLEEKQASEQENEDSMAEAPESNHPEDQETMETISQDPEHKGPKERGSKKDYIQEKQRRQEEQRKRHLEAAALLSERNADGLIVASRFHPTPLLLSLLDFVAPSRPFVVYCQYKEPLLECYTKLRERGGVINLRLSETWLRNYQVLPDRSHPKLLMSGGGGYLLSGFTVAMDNLKADTRLKSNASTLESQETEEPAAKKRKCPESDS, encoded by the exons ATGTATTATGCAAGAGAACCTGGAAAAATTAA CCACATGAGATACGATACACTAGCCCAGATGTTGACGTTGGGAAATATCCGTGCTGGCAACAAAATGATTGTGATGGAAACGTGTGCAGGCTTGGTGCTGGGTGCAATGATGGAACGAATGGGAG gttttggctCCATTATTCAGCTATACCCTGGAGGTGGACCTGTTCGGGCAGCAACAGCATGTTTTGGATTTCCCAAATCTTTTCTCAATGGTCTTTATGAATTCCCCCTCAACAAAGTGGACAGTCTTCTACATGGAACATTTTCTGCCGAGATGTTATCTTCAGAGCCAAAAGACAGTGCTTTGGTTGAAGAAAGTAATGGCACACTGGAGGAAAAACAGGCTTCTGAACAAGAGAATGAAGACAGTATGgcagaggccccagagagcaaCCACCCAGAAGACCAGGAAACAATGGAAACCATTTCTCAAGATCCAGAACATAAGGGGCCtaaagagagaggaagcaaaaaaGATTAT attcAGGAAAAACAGAGGAGACAAGAAGAGCAGAGGAAAAGACATTTAGAGGCTGCCGCtctgctgagtgaaagaaacgcGGATGG TTTAATTGTAGCTAGTCGTTTCCACCCCACTCCCCTGCTGCTGTCTTTGCTGGACTTTGTGGCCCCTTCAAGGCCATTCGTGGTCTACTGTCAGTACAAAGAG CCTCTGTTGGAATGCTACACAAAGCTGCGGGAGAGGGGAGGGGTCATCAACCTCAGGCTGTCTGAGACCTGGCTCAGAAATTACCAG GTTTTGCCAGATCGAAGTCATCCTAAACTGCTGATGAGTGGAGGTGGGGGTTACCTTCTCTCCGGCTTCACCGTTGCCATGGACAACCTTAAAGCAGACACCAGACTCAAATCTAATGCAAGCACTTTAGAATCACAGGAGACGGAGGAGCCTGCAGCTAAAAAACGGAAATGCCCGGAGTCTGACTCTTAA
- the CHGB gene encoding secretogranin-1 isoform X1, with the protein MQPALLLSLLGAVGLAAVNSMPVDNRNHNEEMVTRCIIEVLSNALSKSSAPPITPECRQVLKKSRKDVKDKETTENENTKFEVRLLRDPDDASEAHGSSSREDAGAPEEEDAQGPTKADTEEWAEGGGHSRERADEPQRSLYPSNSQVSEEAKTRHSEKSEREDKEEEEAEGENYQKGEQGEDGSEEKHLEEPGETQNAFLNERNQASAIKKEELVARSETHAAGHAEEKTHSREKNSQESGEEARSQEKHPQESKGHPRSQEESEEGEEDATSEVDKRRTRPRHHHGRTRPDRSSQGGSLPSEENGHSLEESEESNVGMASLGEKRDHHSTHYRASEEEPEYGEEIKSYPGVQAPEDLEEERYRGRGSEEYRAPRPQSEESWDEEDKRNYPSLELDKMAHGYGEESEEERGHERGKGRHHRGRGGEPRAYFMSDAREEKRFLGEGHHRVQESQMDKARRRPQGAWKELDRNYLNYGEEGAQGKWQQQGDLQDTKENREEARFQDKQYGSHHTAEKRKRLGELFNPYYDPLQWKSSHFERRDNMDDNFLEGEEENELTLNEKNFFPEYNYDWWEKKPFSEDVNWGYEKRNLARVPKLDLKRQYDRVAQLDQLLHYRKKSAEFPDFYDSEEPISTRQEAENEKDRADQPVLTEDEKKELENLAAMDLELQKIAEKFSQRG; encoded by the exons ATGCAGCCAGCGCtgcttctcagcctcctgggagccGTGGGGCTGGCGG CTGTCAATTCCATGCCAGTGGATAACAGGAACCACAATGAAGAAATG GTGACCCGTTGCATCATTGAGGTCCTCTCAAATGCCTTGTCGAAGTCCAGCGCTCCACCCATCACCCCTGAGTGCCGCCAAGTCCTGAAGAAGA GTAGAAAAGAcgtcaaagacaaagagacaactgaaaatgaaaacacaaagttTGAAGTAAGATTGTTAAGAGACCCAGATGATGCCTCGGAAGCCCACGGGTCCTCCAGCAGGGAGGACGCAGGAGCCCCAGAGGAGGAGGACGCCCAAGGCCCGACAAAGGCAGACACAGAGGAGTGGGCAGAGGGAGGCGGGCACAGCCGAGAGCGAGCAGATGAGCCCCAGCGGAGCCTCTATCCCTCCAACAGCCAAGTCTCAGAAGAAGCAAAGACACGCCATTCTGAGAAGAGCGAGAGAGAggataaggaggaggaggaggcggagggAGAGAACTATCAAAAAGGGGAGCAAGGGGAAGATGGCAGTGAAGAGAAACACCTTGAAGAGCCAGGAGAGACACAAAACGCTTTCCTCAACGAAAGAAATCAGGcttcagctataaaaaaagagGAGTTAGTAGCCAGATCTGAAACACATGCTGCTGGGCACGCTGAGGAGAAGACACATAGCCGGGAGAAGAATAGCCAGGAGAGTGGAGAGGAGGCAAGGAGCCAGGAGAAACACCCCCAGGAGTCTAAAGGCCATCCCCGAAGTCAGGAAGAATCTGAGGAAGGTGAGGAAGATGCCACCTCTGAGGTGGACAAACGACGCACGAGGCCCAGACACCACCACGGGAGGACCAGGCCTGACAGGTCCTCTCAAGGAGGGAGTCTTCCCTCTGAGGAAAACGGACACTCCCTGGAGGAATCTGAGGAGTCAAACGTCGGCATGGCCAGTTTAGGGGAAAAGAGGGaccaccattcaacccactacaggGCTTCAGAGGAAGAACCCGAATatggagaagaaataaagagttaCCCAGGCGTCCAGGCCCCCGAGGACCTGGAGGAGGAGCGCTATAGGGGCAGAGGAAGTGAGGAATACAGGGCTCCAAGACCTCAGAGTGAGGAGAGTTGGGATGAGGAGGACAAGAGAAACTACCCCAGCTTAGAGCTTGATAAGATGGCACATGGATATGGTGAAGAAAGTGAGGAAGAGAGGGGCCATGAGCGGGGGAAGGGACGCCATCacagaggcaggggaggggagccACGTGCCTATTTCATGTCTGACgccagagaagagaaaaggttCTTGGGTGAAGGACACCACCGTGTCCAAGAAAGCCAGATGGACAAGGCAAGGAGGCGTCCACAAGGTGCGTGGAAAGAGCTGGACAGAAATTACCTCAACTATGGTGAGGAAGGAGCCCAAGGGAAGTGGCAACAGCAGGGAGACCTGCAGGACACTAAAGAAAACAGGGAGGAAGCGAGGTTTCAAGATAAACAATATGGCTCCCATCACACAGCTGAAAAGAGGAAGAGATTAGGGGAACTGTTTAACCCATACTACGACCCTCTCCAGTGGAAGAGCAGCCATTTTGAAAGAAGAGACAACATGGATGACAATTTTCTCGAGGGTGAAGAGGAAAATGAGCTGACCTTGAATGAGAAGAATTTCTTCCCAGAATACAACTATGACTGGTGGGAGAAAAAGCCCTTCTCGGAGGATGTGAACTGGGGGTATGAGAAGAGAAACCTCGCCAGGGTCCCCAAGCTGGACCTGAAAAGGCAGTATGACAGGGTGGCCCAACTGGACCAGCTCCTTCACTACAGGAAGAAGTCAGCCGAGTTTCCAGACTTTTATGATTCTGAGGAGCCGATAAGCACCCGCCAGGaggcagaaaatgaaaaggacagGGCTGACCAGCCAGTCCTGACAGAGGACGAG aaaaaagaaCTTGAAAACTTGGCTGCAATGGATTTGGAACTACAGAAGATAGCTGAGAAATTCAGCCAAAGGGGCTGA
- the CHGB gene encoding secretogranin-1 isoform X2: MPVDNRNHNEEMVTRCIIEVLSNALSKSSAPPITPECRQVLKKSRKDVKDKETTENENTKFEVRLLRDPDDASEAHGSSSREDAGAPEEEDAQGPTKADTEEWAEGGGHSRERADEPQRSLYPSNSQVSEEAKTRHSEKSEREDKEEEEAEGENYQKGEQGEDGSEEKHLEEPGETQNAFLNERNQASAIKKEELVARSETHAAGHAEEKTHSREKNSQESGEEARSQEKHPQESKGHPRSQEESEEGEEDATSEVDKRRTRPRHHHGRTRPDRSSQGGSLPSEENGHSLEESEESNVGMASLGEKRDHHSTHYRASEEEPEYGEEIKSYPGVQAPEDLEEERYRGRGSEEYRAPRPQSEESWDEEDKRNYPSLELDKMAHGYGEESEEERGHERGKGRHHRGRGGEPRAYFMSDAREEKRFLGEGHHRVQESQMDKARRRPQGAWKELDRNYLNYGEEGAQGKWQQQGDLQDTKENREEARFQDKQYGSHHTAEKRKRLGELFNPYYDPLQWKSSHFERRDNMDDNFLEGEEENELTLNEKNFFPEYNYDWWEKKPFSEDVNWGYEKRNLARVPKLDLKRQYDRVAQLDQLLHYRKKSAEFPDFYDSEEPISTRQEAENEKDRADQPVLTEDEKKELENLAAMDLELQKIAEKFSQRG; the protein is encoded by the exons ATGCCAGTGGATAACAGGAACCACAATGAAGAAATG GTGACCCGTTGCATCATTGAGGTCCTCTCAAATGCCTTGTCGAAGTCCAGCGCTCCACCCATCACCCCTGAGTGCCGCCAAGTCCTGAAGAAGA GTAGAAAAGAcgtcaaagacaaagagacaactgaaaatgaaaacacaaagttTGAAGTAAGATTGTTAAGAGACCCAGATGATGCCTCGGAAGCCCACGGGTCCTCCAGCAGGGAGGACGCAGGAGCCCCAGAGGAGGAGGACGCCCAAGGCCCGACAAAGGCAGACACAGAGGAGTGGGCAGAGGGAGGCGGGCACAGCCGAGAGCGAGCAGATGAGCCCCAGCGGAGCCTCTATCCCTCCAACAGCCAAGTCTCAGAAGAAGCAAAGACACGCCATTCTGAGAAGAGCGAGAGAGAggataaggaggaggaggaggcggagggAGAGAACTATCAAAAAGGGGAGCAAGGGGAAGATGGCAGTGAAGAGAAACACCTTGAAGAGCCAGGAGAGACACAAAACGCTTTCCTCAACGAAAGAAATCAGGcttcagctataaaaaaagagGAGTTAGTAGCCAGATCTGAAACACATGCTGCTGGGCACGCTGAGGAGAAGACACATAGCCGGGAGAAGAATAGCCAGGAGAGTGGAGAGGAGGCAAGGAGCCAGGAGAAACACCCCCAGGAGTCTAAAGGCCATCCCCGAAGTCAGGAAGAATCTGAGGAAGGTGAGGAAGATGCCACCTCTGAGGTGGACAAACGACGCACGAGGCCCAGACACCACCACGGGAGGACCAGGCCTGACAGGTCCTCTCAAGGAGGGAGTCTTCCCTCTGAGGAAAACGGACACTCCCTGGAGGAATCTGAGGAGTCAAACGTCGGCATGGCCAGTTTAGGGGAAAAGAGGGaccaccattcaacccactacaggGCTTCAGAGGAAGAACCCGAATatggagaagaaataaagagttaCCCAGGCGTCCAGGCCCCCGAGGACCTGGAGGAGGAGCGCTATAGGGGCAGAGGAAGTGAGGAATACAGGGCTCCAAGACCTCAGAGTGAGGAGAGTTGGGATGAGGAGGACAAGAGAAACTACCCCAGCTTAGAGCTTGATAAGATGGCACATGGATATGGTGAAGAAAGTGAGGAAGAGAGGGGCCATGAGCGGGGGAAGGGACGCCATCacagaggcaggggaggggagccACGTGCCTATTTCATGTCTGACgccagagaagagaaaaggttCTTGGGTGAAGGACACCACCGTGTCCAAGAAAGCCAGATGGACAAGGCAAGGAGGCGTCCACAAGGTGCGTGGAAAGAGCTGGACAGAAATTACCTCAACTATGGTGAGGAAGGAGCCCAAGGGAAGTGGCAACAGCAGGGAGACCTGCAGGACACTAAAGAAAACAGGGAGGAAGCGAGGTTTCAAGATAAACAATATGGCTCCCATCACACAGCTGAAAAGAGGAAGAGATTAGGGGAACTGTTTAACCCATACTACGACCCTCTCCAGTGGAAGAGCAGCCATTTTGAAAGAAGAGACAACATGGATGACAATTTTCTCGAGGGTGAAGAGGAAAATGAGCTGACCTTGAATGAGAAGAATTTCTTCCCAGAATACAACTATGACTGGTGGGAGAAAAAGCCCTTCTCGGAGGATGTGAACTGGGGGTATGAGAAGAGAAACCTCGCCAGGGTCCCCAAGCTGGACCTGAAAAGGCAGTATGACAGGGTGGCCCAACTGGACCAGCTCCTTCACTACAGGAAGAAGTCAGCCGAGTTTCCAGACTTTTATGATTCTGAGGAGCCGATAAGCACCCGCCAGGaggcagaaaatgaaaaggacagGGCTGACCAGCCAGTCCTGACAGAGGACGAG aaaaaagaaCTTGAAAACTTGGCTGCAATGGATTTGGAACTACAGAAGATAGCTGAGAAATTCAGCCAAAGGGGCTGA